Genomic segment of Photobacterium profundum SS9:
GGCTACGAACTGCAAGCGTCTTTATTGGTAGACGCAAATACTGGCGCACCCATTGCTCCAGCAGGTAACTTCTCAATAAGCCGAGGCAGGGTGGGCTTTCTGGAGCACCAGAGAGCCTAAAGATGGGATTACATTACTTTGAGAAATTCGGTCGTTGAGATATTTCCAGAAGGAAACCCCTAATTTTCGGCACGTTTTTTTCAGGCTGGAAAAGGTATCTCGGCATTGTCGGCCAAGATCACTACGAGTACCTCCACTGACTTTGCGCCGCTTGACCTGCTCCCTTAGATCATTTTCGCTTCCATTTGTATGGATTGGAATTTCTGGTCGTTCCAATACCAGCAATAAGCTTGATTTTAATTTGTTTAACCGCTTTAGTTGCTGATTAAGGAGCTCATAGCGGGTTTTCTGAGTAAATAGCCGATCGAACTCCTTCGACAGGGCTGATTTCTTCGTGTCGCAAGGCTGTTTTTTGTATTCTTTCAGCTCCTTGTAGAACGACCAAATCTCATCACGTACTTGTGCGATGTCTTCTCGATGTCCCTCATTCAACGGAATAAGCTTGTGGACCAACCGCTCCGCATGTACCCAGCACAAACCATGTTGTAGAACCTTAAACTGTCCAGCACCATCACTGATCACAGCGAGTTTACCCAAAGCTTCATTCTCTGACGCGCAACCCAATAGGGCACCTTCAGTCGCTATTTGAATATGCCTTTTTACGACAATACCCAGCTGAACTAGATGAGCAGACCATTCCTCCTCACATCCAAAGTTGGTCACTGGTGTGTTTGCTAACAATGCTAACTGGGGAGCAGGGAGTTTATTTGTCGCCATATAGTTTAGTGCGCAGGTGTTCACCTGATAACCCTTGTTTCCAGCCCGAAGGAGTGACAGGAAGTTGATCCGATTTTTTCGGTCTGAACTTTGAAACCAAGCAAACCACTCATTGCCTATGTGGGTGACAAAACCGTTCTTGCCCTGATGCCTAGCTCCGGTGTCATCTGTTGTGATATAGCCAGTGCTTTGCAGGCCTGCAGCCAGAAGTTCGGCTTTTTCTTCATGCAAATCATCATGATTTTCGGTCAATAAGCGATTTAATTGGCCACTGGAAATATCGATACCCCATTCTCTAAGTTGTTCCAACAACAGAGGCTGAGTGACCTGACATTGATGATACTGATAGAGGATGTAGCTTCTTAGTCGAGTGCCAAAGTGTTGGCCTGCTAGTCCATTAGGCAAGGTAGCGGTAACCGTCGAACCATCAGGTAATAGATAGCAAGCTAAGCGATAACGTACATTGCACGACTGTATCTCTAACTCTTGGACGACAAAATCTCGGTAGCCCTTGAATCGTGCCCCGATAGGTAAAGGTTGTTCTGGCTGGACAATGTTATCCTGATGAATGGTCAGCGTTTGATTTTTGCTACGCTTGGTAGAGCCGGACCGTTTGTTATCAGTCGAGCCTTGGTCTGACTTTTCATCGGTATTTGTGTCGAGTTTACTCGGCTTGAACTTGGGCCGTTTTTTCTGCCCTTTTAGTACGTTGATCTCGTCTTTAAGGAGGGTGATTTCTTCTTGTTGGCGCTCAACCGTATCGGAAAGCTGCTCAATGATCCCAATTAAGCCTTTTACCAAAGGGGTTTGCTCTGACTCTGGAATGTCTGGGAGATTAATTTTCATTGAGACAAAAGGCTCTACGTGGTTAGAGGCTACTATTTTGAAGGTTTGAAAGGATCAATCAAGCCGATCTTAGAGATCCTAACATTAATTTTAAAAACACTATCAGGATCACTCTTCGCTTATGCCCCGACTTATTGAGAAGTTACTCCAGCAGGTCTTAACTTACTGACAAGCAACGGTATTTATCAATGCCGAAGCCAAGAGTTACAACCCAAGCAAAGTCACCTAGATTCACTCTTTGACAGCATTCATTGGCAAGAACAATTACATTTAGACAAGCCCCTGGTGCATGTTGTTGATAGAGAAGCAGATTCAGCGAAAGACTTAAGACGTTTAGGCTCAGTTCACTGGCTAACTCGAACTAAAAAAGGCTCAACGTTCCGTCACGAAGGTCAGTTTAAAACGGCTGAAATCATCAGTCGAACAATCTCCCCATACTTGAAAGGTGTTATTTCTCTTCGAGGTAAAGAGGGCTATTTGTTTGTTGGTGAAACGACTGTTGAGTTACACCGGAAATCAGAAAAGCTCGCGTCAGCGGCGCCCACCTGTCGCTTTGTTATGAGCCTGGTCACGGATGATGAAGGTAAAGAGCTAGCAAGATGGTATCTGCTGTCTAACGTGTTGGATGTTGATGCAACAGAGATTGCAACGTGGTATTGCCATCGCTGGAATATTGAATCTTGGTTTAAGTTATTGAAGTCAGATGGTCATCAGTTAGAGAAATGGCAGCAAACTACTGCGGAGTCAATATTAAAGCGTCTGATCACAGCCAGTGTTGCAACGACGTTGATATTTAAGCTTTATTCGGACAGCTCGGATGAAGCTAATGAATTTAAAGGTTTTTTGGTTAAGCTGAGTGGTCGTTTAACTAAGCGAACAAAGCCTGTCACTCAGCCATCACTGCTTGCGGGACTATGGGTTTTCCTACAAATGTGTGAAGTACTAGATACCTACACCATGGATGAGATAAACGCGATGAGGCAAATAGCCAGTTCGTTTTTTGCTCAATCTGTGTAGATACCTATGAATACCAGCAATAAGCTTGATTTTAATTTGTTTAACCGCTTTAGTTGCTGATTAAGGAGCTCATAGCGGGTTTTCTGAGTAAATAGCCGATCGAACTCCTTCGACAGAGCTGATTTCTTCGTGTCGCAAGGCTGTTTTTTGTATTCTTTCAGCTCCTTGTAGAACGACCAAATCTCATCACGTACTTGTGCGATGTCTTCTCGATGTCCCTCATTCAACGGAATAAGCTTGTGGACCAACCGCTCCGCATGTACCCAGCACAAACCATGTTGTAGAACCTTAAACTGTCCAGCACCATCACTGATCACAGCGAGTTTACCCAAAGCTTCATTCTCTGACGCGCAACCCAATAAGGCACCTTCAGTCGCTATTTGAATATGCCTTTTTACGACAATACCCAGCTGAACTAGATGAGCAGACCATTCCTCCTCACATCCAAAGTTGGTCACTGGTGTGTTTGCTAACAATGCTAACTGGGGAGCAGGGAGTTTATTTGTCGCCATATAGTTTAGTGCGCAGGTGTTCACCTGATAACCCTTGTTTCCAGCCCGAAGGAGTGACAGGAAGTTGATCCGATTTTTTCGGTCTGAACTTTGAAACCAAGCAAACCACTCATTGCCTATGTGGGTGACAAAACCGTTCTTGCCCTGATGCCTAGCTCCGGTGTCATCTGTTGTGATATAGCCAGTGCTTTGCAGGCCTGCAGCCAGAAGTTCGGCTTTTTCTTCATGCAAATCATCATGATTTTCGGTCAATAAGCGATTTAATTGGCCACTGGAAATATCGATACCCCATTCTCTAAGTTGTTCCAACAACAGAGGCTGAGTGACCTGACATTGATGATACTGATAGAGGATGTAGCTTCTTAGTCGAGTGCCAAAGTGTTGGCCTGCTAGTCCATTAGGCAAGGTAGCGGTAACCGTCGAACCATCAGGTAATAGATAGCAAGCTAAGCGATAACGTACATTGCACGACTGTATCTCTAGCTCTTGGACGACAAAATCTCGGTAGCCCTTGAATCGTGCCCCGATAGGTAAAGGTTGTTCTGGCTGGACAATGTTATCCTGATGAATGGTCAGCGTTTGATTTTTGCTACGCTTGGTAGAGCCGGACCGTTTGTTATCAGTCGAGCCTTGGTCTGACTTTTCATCGGTATTTGTGTCGAGTTTACTCGGCTTGAACTTGGGCCGTTTTTTCTGCCCTTTTAGTACGTTGATCTCGTCTTTAAGGAGGGTGATTTCTTCTTGTTGGCGCTCAACCGTATCGGAAAGCTGCTCAATGATCCCAATTAAGCCTTTTACCAAAGGGGTTTGCTCTGACTCTGGAATGTCTGGGAGATTAATTTTCATTGAGACAAAAGGCTCTACGTGGTTAGAGGCTACTATTTTGAAGGTTTGAAAGGATCAATCAAGCCGATCTTAGAGATCCTAACATTAATTTTAAAAACACTATCAGGATCACTCTTCGCTTATGCCCCGACTTATTGAGAAGTTACGTAATTTTTTGTTATCAATCATTAAATTAGTAAAAAAAATATCATTTGTTGTGATTGTTTTCATTAGATTTTAACCAGCTTTTGGTGTTGTTCACACACAATAATTAGCCGTGGGTAAAAGAATTTAGGCACGAAAAAAGTTAAACCAAGATATTCATTGGTAAGCAAGGTGTTAAGCACAATAGTAAACTTAATGTTACGGTATTAGTGCACTTAATCGTGATATTTATCTCAAAATATATTCAATAGATGCTTGTAAAAAACTAAAAACCCTCTTATATTAGTTCTGAAGATATAAATCGTATGGTGAAAAATATAGAAAGCTTGGTTAACCTTACTCCATTCAAATAAGGTAACTTCTGAACATAGTCCCCACGAAAATATCTCATTGTCCATTTGTTCCTAGACATAATGAAAAATAAACAACGAGTTGTTGTTGATTTTGTTTTTGTCAATCAAATAGGGATTCAAGGATCGTTTACTTTTATCTGGCTTGTAATATGTTCGTCATAATTCGCTGGGTATAGTAGAACAAATAGAGAGTGAGAACGGTATTAAATTATAAGTAATATCAAGCTTACTCATTGTTGATAATGAGAGGTATATAATGAAAACTCAAAATCGTCGTAAGTGGTTTTACTACAAAAATCAAACGACTAAAACACAAGTTAAGTAATAAAGTACGCATTAGAGCGTAAGATTGGCTTATTACCAATCAACTGAAAGTTGTGCCCCGATAGCTTTCAGTACCCGAGTAGCCAGAGGCAATAAGATTAAGTAATCATGTTTCTGGCTAACTAAAACTTTCCAATCTATTATTTTTAATCTAACGAAACTCCTTATTTAAATATAATTCGTCGTGATATTTATTTATCAAGCGAAAGCAAACGGTTGCTATTTTATTGGGTATTTTCTTATTTATAAGACTGAATATGATTATTGGTAGATATTACCGCGAATAGTTGCTTTTTCTGGAATAGATTGCACGGGCGCCCCTCCTAAATAAACATTACCTTCTACAACGAGGAAAGTGGAAAGTTCTTTTATTGCTGTATTTGCAAGGTATAAATTGCCACCAACATACAAATAGGGAGGAAGAGTGGTCAGTTTGGTTCCCATTAAACTTAAATCACTTTTTACCTGTAACCCGTTTGTGAGGTAGGTGATTTTCGAATGAGCAAGATTTATATGTCCACCTACATTCAAAATTCTTGGTAGTTCGGTAACGTCGCTATAAGCTAAATTTAGACTACCTGTAACAGTCAATTTTTTTGGCAAACGTTGAATACGACTATTTTCTAAATCAAGGTTGCCTGTTACAAGGCATTGGATCTGGCAGAGTAAGGTTTTTTGCATTTCTTAAAGACACATTCCCATAAGAGTCGGTGTAGTTGAGTAACTTTAATTCTGAGATATACTGATTAGCATAAGCGACATGTGTTGTTTGAAGGAATAGTAATAAAAATAGTGCTTTATACTTTATTTTCAATGGATTAGATGAAAAAAAAATTCGTCATTATTTCTTTGTTCCCTTCCGAAACAGCGTTCTGACCATTACTTAATTCGAGATGCTGAGCCATCATGCCTTACTCAAGTATATACCCAAGTTACCTCAAGATGCTCGTTTCAGCGAGAATTGGTTGAGCTCTAGGCAAGGCACTTATTTATAGACCTAGTCGTTCTACGTTGAAAATAAGTAACACTGCATAGAGCCCAACAAAACTCGCCCTTCGGGAGTGATTCAGCGTATCTACTTCCGTGTCAAATGTGTTGCACTTATTGTATTATTCCAGCGGAAAGCCATTCCTACACACATTTTCCTTGAATTAAACACGCTGAGATCACTCTGAATCCTGCATCTTGAGGTAGCTTGGGTATACTGTCAATTAAAAAACCTCAGCAATTATACTGAGGTTTGGGATGTTTTTGTATTATACCCAAGTTACCTCAAGATGCTCGTTTCAGCGAGAATTTGTTGGGCTCTAGGCAAGGCACTTATTTATAGACCTAGTCGTTCTACGTTGAAAACAAGTAACACCGCATAGAGCCCAACAAAACTCGCCCTTCGGGAGTGATTCAGCGTATCTACTTCTGTGTCAAATGTGTTTAAAAGGGAATGCCATTCCTACACACATTCTCCTTGAATTAAATACGCTGAGATCACTCTGAATCCTGCATCTTGAGGTAGCTTGGGTATAGACGCTAGATATAGTTATGAATTATATCGTCGAGTTTACCTGTGCTTTTTAATGTTTTAAGGCGTTCATTGATAAAGGCTTGTATATCTGCATCCATTTTTGGATCAAAAGCAAGATAAATTGGATAGTCTGGAATTACACTACTGAAGGATTGCACTCGATAGGCATCGGAGTCGAGATTTTGCTGGCTGAGGTTGTATTTAATACGTGACTGCATTTCAACAAAAGCCGTCTCTCCGGGTAATTTTTTAATAACACGAAATGCCGCTTTGTAGTCTTTTACTCTCAATTCCTCGACGTTGCCATTGTCAAAGTAAGGGACAAGTTGCGGGTAGTCAAAACCATGAAGAAGAACGATAACTTTCTCATCCATATCTTTCATCGAGTTGAAGTCAAACGTGTTATTAGTACTTGTAACGAGTGAATGCTTAACATTATAAATAGGCATCTCCGATAGGCTTTCGGCTTGAACGCCTCCCCAATTAGGACTGCCATAGGTTATCCAATTCGCTTCGCCACCTTGTTCTAATAAAGATATCATTCGGTTAAAAGGGTAAACATGGTAATCGATATCGTATTTACTGCCGTTAAATACCGCTTTTACAATATCTGTCACTATTCCTTTGTGTGTTTTATCTGGTGATTCAATTTGGAACGGAGTGGCTTGTTTTGCGATAACGTAATAATTAATTGTCTCAGATGATGCTTGAAAACTGGCACAACTTAACATTATTGCGGTTGATATAGAAAAAAGTCCTTTCATTTTACATCCTTATCTTAACTATCCCTGTGAAGTGGCTATTATTATGGTAGTAGAATAACAATAAGATGCGAGTTTAAGGATGAATGAGACGTATCGCAATATGTACAAAAAGAAAAAAATTGGATTAGCAAAGCAGCTTCTGTTTTTTATCTTACTTATGAGTACAGTGTTCACCTTAATTATTACAGGGCTGAATTTATACCGTGATTATAAGGAAGATTTAGCGAGTATCGATGAACGAATGACACAAATTGAAGGCAGCTTTTTATCAAGCCTTACCGCGAGTTTGTGGGTGGAGGATCGTGAACTATTACTGACGCAGGCTGAAGGTATAATGCATTTGCCTAGCATTCATTATCTATCGATTATAGATTCTGACGGTACTGTTGTTCAGTTAGGCAGCGAATTACAGGAATATAAACACGAAAAAGTGTGGGAGATGCAACATACTGTTGGCAAAAGGCAGTACACGTTAGCTACGCTTACGGTTCAATCTGATCTGTACACTGTTTATCAAGGGTTGTTTGATAAGTTTATTTTTCTATTGGTTTCTCAAACGATCAAAATCTTCTTGTTCGCTATTTCATCTTGTATTTTGCTTATCGTATCGTTGTACGGCCACTTACGTTGATGTCTTTGGCTGTCAGTAATTTTGATGATGACAAAGTACCACAGCGTATTAATTTAAAAGGCAGGCGTTTTGATGATGAAATATCGACGCTAACTGAAACATATAATAGTTCTGTTAACCGAATCAGAGATCATTACGATGAACTTGAATTAGCAAGAGAGGAAGCTGAAGAAGCTAACCGTAAGAAAAGTGAGTTCTTGGCAAACATGAGCCACGAAATTAGAACACCAATGAATGGGATTATTGGCTTATCATCTTTATTGCAAGAGATGGACATGCCAAAAGACCAAAAAGAATATATCCAGATGTTAAATATATCGTCTCTTTCATTACTTGATTTGATCAATGACATTCTCGATTTCTCTAAAATTGAAGCAGGGCGTTTAGAGTTAGAACATACATCGCTGAATTTGTTTGAATTGAATAAAGAAGTGGAATCCATATTCTTAGTAAAAGCGTCAGAAAAAAGTATTGCCTTCCAATGCTCTATTGATAAACGCATACCACCAATGTTGCTTGGTGATGCAACTCAACTTCGACAAGTGCTGAATAATTTAGTGAGTAATGCCATTAAATTTACCCATACAGGCTATGTTCACCTTCATACTCAATTAGAAACAGATACGGATACTGAAACAACAATACGATTTGAAGTAATAGACAGTGGTATTGGTGTTTCAGCAGATAAGCATGAAGCTGTGTTTGATAAGTTTCAACAAGCTGATGGTAGTACTACGCGTAAATACGGTGGTACAGGGTTAGGTTTATCGATTTGTCGTCAAATAGTTCATTTGATGGGGGGAGAGATAAAGATAAGCAGTGAAGTAGATAAGGGTAGCACCTTTTACTTTACGATAACGTTTGAAAAAAATGTATTAGTGTCGGCTTCGTTGGAAGACAGTAAAGCACTATCGGAGATATCCGTTTTACTGGTCGATGATAGTATGCTGAATATGCGGATCACTTCTGCTCAGTTAAACAATTTCGGCGCTAAATCGATCTGTTGTGACGATGCGACACAAGCAATCGATATTGTTAAGCAAGCTATTGCGAATAAAAACCCGTTTGATTTAGTTATCATTGATAAAATTATGCCACACCTTGATGGTTTTGAACTGGCGCAATTACTGACTAAAGAGTTTGGTCTGGATTGTCCTCGCCTGATGATGATTTCTGCTGGCCCTCAGATGGGCGATGATCTAAAGGCGAAACAAGTCGGCATTTTAGCGTGCTTATCGAGACCGTATAAAGAAAGCAATCTAAAGTGGACGGTTAAGCGCGTTATTAAGATGACTTCAGATGAAGTCATCGCGACTCCTCTAAATTGTAAACGGAGTCTAAACGGTACAGAGACATCTCAGGCGTTAAGCAATGCAACATCACCAGTCATGACACCTGAAATGACAACACCTGAAAATTTTTTACAATCAGTACACCATGCCAACATGCCTCAAGCGAGTGAAATTAATTTCTTACCGAAGTCGAATGCCGAGGTCAAAAAAGCAAGCTCACCTGAAGAATCTGGTGTAATAACAAATGATTCAACTGCTGCTTTAACCCGTGAATTGGACCCTGAAGCATCAACACCAAGAGCGAAAGTTTTGGTGGTTGAAGATGCTGTTGTGAACCAAAAAGTGGCAAAAATGATGCTTGAAAAGTTGGGTGTTGAAGTCATGATTGCAAGTAACGGTCAAATTGGTGTCGATATGTATCAAGAACATGATTTTGATATGATATTTATGGATTGTCAGATGCCAGTTCTTGATGGTTTTGGGGCGACAAAAGCAATACGAAATCTTGAACAAAATACATCACACATTCCTATTATTGCTTTAACGGCAAATGTTGTTAAAGAAGAAAAGGATAAATGCTATGAAGCAGGAATGGATGACTTTGTGTCTAAACCGGTAAGCAAAAAAGTATTATCAGCGGTGCTGGAGAAACATTTGGCTATAGTTCTTTTAGCGAAAAAAGACATTACTATCAAAAATAATATTTAGTTAAGTAAAGAGCATTGTTATAGCTATAAAGACGAGGTTAATGTTGCCTCGTCTTTTTCATTAAGATTAAACGACTCTTTGATTCGTTTGTATTGTATTTTCCTGTTTATACAAATTCACGATGATAGTTAGTGTATTAGCTTGGGTATCTTCAGATATATCTTTAATTGAATAGTAATCGATGGTTTTATGCGCAAGATATCTATCCACTAAGCTGGTTAGGCTATCGTTAATATCGCCCGTTATTTGGATGGTTTCAATTAACGCTAATTGTCCATATTGAGCTTCTGATTGAGGTATCAATTCTGGCGCGGCTAACGTGGATAACGACGCGGTTATAAGCATAGGTATCTACACAGATTGAGCAAAAAACGAACTGGCTATTTGCCTCATCGCGTTTATCTCATCCATGGTGTAGGTATCTAGTACTTCACACATTTGTAGGAAAACCCATAGTCCCGCAAGCAGTGATGGCTGAGTGACAGGCTTTGTTCGCTTAGTTAAACGACCACTCAGCTTAACCAAAAAACCTTTAAATTCATTAGCTTCATCCGAGCTGTCCGAATAAAGCTTAAATATCAACGTCGTTGCAACACTGGCTGTGATCAGACGCTTTAATATTGACTCCGCAGTAGTTTGCTGCCATTTTTCTAACTGATGACCATCTGACTTCAATAACTTAAACCAAGATTCAATATTCCAGCGATGGCAATACCACGTTGCGATCTCTGTTGCATCAACATCCAACACGTTAGACAGCAGATACCATCTTGCTAGCTCTTTACCTTCATCATCCGTGACCAGGCTCATAACAAAGCGACAGGTGGGCGCCGCTGACGCGAGCTTTTCTGATTTCCGGTGTAACTCAACAGTCGTTTCACCAACAAACAAATAGCCCTCTTTACCTCGAAGAGAAATAACACCTTTCAAGTCTGGGGAGATTGTTCGACTGATGATTTCAGCCGTTTTAAACTGACCTTCGTGACGGAACGTTGAGCCTTTTTTAGTTCGAGTTAGCCAGTGAACTGAGCCTAAACGTCTTAAGTCTTTCGCTGAATCTGCTTCTCTATCAACAACATGCACCAGGGGCTTGTCTAAATGTAATTGTTCTTGCCAATGAATGCTGTCAAAGAGTGAATCTAGGTGACTTTGCTTGGGTTGTAACTCTTGGCTTCGGCATTGATAAATACCGTTGCTTGTCAGTAAGTTAAGGCCTGCTGGAGCAATGGGTGCGCCAGTATTTGCGTCTACCAATAAAGACGCTTGCAGTTCGTAGCCAACATCGAGAGCGTGTGACATCTTAGTTTTATCTAACTTACTATGATGTTTAGCGAAATTGATATGGCACCAATCATGAGCCATTAATACATATCGACTTTGACTTTCTTTCACACCAGAACGAGCAAGTCCCAGCATCGGGCCACTTAGCATAGGAAAAGTCACATCCTCATTATGATAAAAACGCCATGTTGCTTGTGTCGATGCCCATGATTGTGTGTGGTGGCGAAGAGATTTTACACCTGGTGCATTGCTAGAATTAACTGTCATGTGTTCCATTATAAGGGTCTGATAACGCTTAGATAATCTTGATTCAAGGATACAGGGTAATTGATGTTGTTCAAAAAGAGTCATCGTCAATACTAATGAAATGAAAGTTAACTCTCTTGATCGTTGATCCTTAGATCAGTTCCCTTCTCTTGGCCGATTGGTTAATTTGTAACCATTTTGTGTAGATACCTATGGATTTAACTATCCATTTTTGTATTCATTGGATACATCGTTACTTATTTTTCACGTGAAATATTCTTTGTGGGTATATATTCTAGGCGGTTAAAAATCAACCACAAATGGAATGAATACGTAATAAAGTGAAGGTTGTTGCGACTTTGTTGCATTAAATCCTCCTGTGATGTCTAAATATAATGATATTTATTCGCGATAGAAAAAAACATAGCTAACACTTAAAGGACGTTAATTGTACAGCAGGTGTGCTTGTTAACTGACTGTCAATTAAAGGGGTATTTAATTACCTAAACAAAACAATTAGAAATGCAGTTGTGTTTTGAAGGTAAGAACGCTCTTTTTTTACGTAAAAAGCAGAAGAGACATGCATGAAAAAGAAGGCAACTCGAATTTATATTATTTTTTAACCATAACGTGGAGAGATAACAATGCAAAAGGGATTGAACCTGAGCAAAATGGCTTGTGCCATTACAGGTATGTTGATGGCAGGAATGGCCTCTACCGCTTACGCAGCGCCAACGCATGATAAAAATGTAATTGGTTATATTACACAGTGGGAGGCATGGAAAGGACCAAATGCTGGGTTTAGTGTAAAAGGTGAAGCAACGCATTTAAATGTAGATATGGATATCTACTCTATTCTTAACTTTTCTTTTTTTGGTGTAGCAAAAGACGGCTCATTACACAGTGGTGATTTACGTAATAAAAGTATTTACCAACCGAATGCCGTTCAAGAACCTGGACCATTATTACACCCAGATGTGTATTCTAGCTGGGATTTTGACATTCTTTGGGGTGAGCTCGAGTATGTTCATCAGTATCCTGGCAATGAAGCATGGGAGGCTGACAGTCTACGTAAAATACAAGAGCAAGGGTTTGTAAAAAGTGGAAGTGGTTGGTTACATGTGCCGACAGGTGTTCAAGGTCAATTCCCTATTCCATTAAAGAAAGCGGGAGGGGCACCAGGTTTGATCGATCTTGCCCATCAAAAAGGTGTGAAGGTAATGGCATCTTTGGGGGGGTGGAGTATGTCGAAACACTTTCCTGAAATGGCGGCCGATCCGGTAAAGAAAGCCCGTTTTCTTGCTGATATAGATAAAGTGATGTCATTGGGTTTTGATGGCATTGATATCGACTGGGAATATCCGGGTTTTGGTGGGATGAATTTTGCGGGTAGCCCTGAGGATTATGCTAACTTTGAACTGCTAATGGAAGATATTCGTGAACGGATTGGCCCCAATAAATTGTTAACAGCGGCATTTTCTGCATCGACAGCAAAGTTAGAAGGGTATGACTGGAATCGTCTTGTGGCATCGATGGATTCTTTCAACATGATGACCTACGATTTAAATGGTGGTTGGTCTAACGTTGCGGGCCACAATGCTCCATTGTATCCGTACCCTGAAGAGGAATACCAAGGGTTAAACCTTGATACATTGCGAACATGGATGGCACAAAAAGGCATCCCATCGAACAAGATTAACTTCGGTGCAGCCTTCTATGGACGTGGCGTTCAAACATCTGAAGCCACAGCGTATGTTGGGGCACCAACAGAAAAACGTACCGTTAACTTTGGTGTTGATGGGCCAACATTATCTTCCGCTGATTTAGATAACTGGAAAGAATTCGAAGGCCAGCCAAATTATAATTACATTCTACAAACTGGCGGTTGGGAACATAAATGGGATGCAGCCGCAGAAGTACCTTATGCAGTGAAAGGTAAATATTTCTTAAGCTATGACGACGTTCCTTCTATCGAGA
This window contains:
- a CDS encoding IS66 family transposase codes for the protein MKINLPDIPESEQTPLVKGLIGIIEQLSDTVERQQEEITLLKDEINVLKGQKKRPKFKPSKLDTNTDEKSDQGSTDNKRSGSTKRSKNQTLTIHQDNIVQPEQPLPIGARFKGYRDFVVQELEIQSCNVRYRLACYLLPDGSTVTATLPNGLAGQHFGTRLRSYILYQYHQCQVTQPLLLEQLREWGIDISSGQLNRLLTENHDDLHEEKAELLAAGLQSTGYITTDDTGARHQGKNGFVTHIGNEWFAWFQSSDRKNRINFLSLLRAGNKGYQVNTCALNYMATNKLPAPQLALLANTPVTNFGCEEEWSAHLVQLGIVVKRHIQIATEGALLGCASENEALGKLAVISDGAGQFKVLQHGLCWVHAERLVHKLIPLNEGHREDIAQVRDEIWSFYKELKEYKKQPCDTKKSALSKEFDRLFTQKTRYELLNQQLKRLNKLKSSLLLVLERPEIPIHTNGSENDLREQVKRRKVSGGTRSDLGRQCRDTFSSLKKTCRKLGVSFWKYLNDRISQSNVIPSLGSLVLQKAHPASAY
- a CDS encoding two-component sensor; translation: MNETYRNMYKKKKIGLAKQLLFFILLMSTVFTLIITGLNLYRDYKEDLASIDERMTQIEGSFLSSLTASLWVEDRELLLTQAEGIMHLPSIHYLSIIDSDGTVVQLGSELQEYKHEKVWEMQHTVGKRQYTLATLTVQSDLYTVYQGLFDKFIFLLVSQTIKIFLFAISSCILLIVSLYGHLR
- a CDS encoding response regulator encodes the protein MSLAVSNFDDDKVPQRINLKGRRFDDEISTLTETYNSSVNRIRDHYDELELAREEAEEANRKKSEFLANMSHEIRTPMNGIIGLSSLLQEMDMPKDQKEYIQMLNISSLSLLDLINDILDFSKIEAGRLELEHTSLNLFELNKEVESIFLVKASEKSIAFQCSIDKRIPPMLLGDATQLRQVLNNLVSNAIKFTHTGYVHLHTQLETDTDTETTIRFEVIDSGIGVSADKHEAVFDKFQQADGSTTRKYGGTGLGLSICRQIVHLMGGEIKISSEVDKGSTFYFTITFEKNVLVSASLEDSKALSEISVLLVDDSMLNMRITSAQLNNFGAKSICCDDATQAIDIVKQAIANKNPFDLVIIDKIMPHLDGFELAQLLTKEFGLDCPRLMMISAGPQMGDDLKAKQVGILACLSRPYKESNLKWTVKRVIKMTSDEVIATPLNCKRSLNGTETSQALSNATSPVMTPEMTTPENFLQSVHHANMPQASEINFLPKSNAEVKKASSPEESGVITNDSTAALTRELDPEASTPRAKVLVVEDAVVNQKVAKMMLEKLGVEVMIASNGQIGVDMYQEHDFDMIFMDCQMPVLDGFGATKAIRNLEQNTSHIPIIALTANVVKEEKDKCYEAGMDDFVSKPVSKKVLSAVLEKHLAIVLLAKKDITIKNNI
- a CDS encoding IS4-like element ISPpr4 family transposase is translated as MTMTLFEQHQLPCILESRLSKRYQTLIMEHMTVNSSNAPGVKSLRHHTQSWASTQATWRFYHNEDVTFPMLSGPMLGLARSGVKESQSRYVLMAHDWCHINFAKHHSKLDKTKMSHALDVGYELQASLLVDANTGAPIAPAGLNLLTSNGIYQCRSQELQPKQSHLDSLFDSIHWQEQLHLDKPLVHVVDREADSAKDLRRLGSVHWLTRTKKGSTFRHEGQFKTAEIISRTISPDLKGVISLRGKEGYLFVGETTVELHRKSEKLASAAPTCRFVMSLVTDDEGKELARWYLLSNVLDVDATEIATWYCHRWNIESWFKLLKSDGHQLEKWQQTTAESILKRLITASVATTLIFKLYSDSSDEANEFKGFLVKLSGRLTKRTKPVTQPSLLAGLWVFLQMCEVLDTYTMDEINAMRQIASSFFAQSV
- a CDS encoding substrate-binding periplasmic protein, coding for MKGLFSISTAIMLSCASFQASSETINYYVIAKQATPFQIESPDKTHKGIVTDIVKAVFNGSKYDIDYHVYPFNRMISLLEQGGEANWITYGSPNWGGVQAESLSEMPIYNVKHSLVTSTNNTFDFNSMKDMDEKVIVLLHGFDYPQLVPYFDNGNVEELRVKDYKAAFRVIKKLPGETAFVEMQSRIKYNLSQQNLDSDAYRVQSFSSVIPDYPIYLAFDPKMDADIQAFINERLKTLKSTGKLDDIIHNYI